The following proteins are co-located in the Lepidochelys kempii isolate rLepKem1 chromosome 28, rLepKem1.hap2, whole genome shotgun sequence genome:
- the LOC140904225 gene encoding uncharacterized protein, which translates to MKIPWLWMEQFLVLITIVTFTNSIQIPQCEVSKGGNTWMATHATCGFPVSKPDQISQLEEGGKDPWVPGLHCSEKEVLLRAACTGIGMVIENEETPQQEDAEEVESHGMLSGRSKGNDSWNCAHQEKAKACESQQRPEENFSSHSDLVTRKRINLEETCYTCHECGKSFDGSSALMKHQRIHTGERPYTCAECGKSFSWPSHLITHQRIHTGEKPYTCSECGKSFSQSSNLFTHQRMHTGDTPYMCSQCGKSFSCHSHLSIHRRIHTGEKPYMCSACGKSFKQSSRLIAHQRIHTGEMPYTCSECGKSFNQSSRLIAHQRIHSGERPYTCSECGKSFNRRSRLITHQRIHSGERPYTCSECGKSFNQSSNLVSHQRIHSGERPYTCSECGKSFNQSSNLIIHQRIHTGDTPYVCSECGKSFSCYAHLSIHRRIHTGEKPYTCSECGKSFRQSSTLSTHQRIHTGEMPYTCSECGKSFNRSSALITHQRIHTGEKPYGCSECGKRFNRSSHLITHRTIHTGEKPYGCSECGKCFNWSSHLIRHRQVHSGERLYTCSECGKSFNQSSSLIKHQKHHMGENCNKCLD; encoded by the exons GTtttccagtttccaaacctgatCAGATCTCGCAGCTGGAAGAAGGAGGGAAAGACCCATGGGTCCCAGGCCTCCACTGCTCTGAGAAAGAAGTGCTGCTGAGAGCTGCGTGCACAG gcattgggatggTGATTGAGAACGAGGAGacaccccagcaggaagatgctgaggaaGTAGAATCCCATGGaatgttatcaggaagatccaaAGGGAATGATTCCTGGAATTGTGCACACCAAGAAAAagcaaaagcctgtgagagtcagcaaaggccagaggaaaacttcagTAGCCACTCAGATCTTGTTACACGCAAGAGAATCAACTTGGAAGAGACATGCTACACATGCcatgagtgcgggaaaagctttgaTGGGAGTTCTGCTCTTatgaaacatcagagaatccacacaggagagagaccctacacATGCGCTGAGTGTGGTAAAAGCTTTAGTTGGCCCTCACAccttatcacacatcagagaatccacaccggagagaaaccctacacgtgctctgagtgcgggaaaagcttctcTCAGAGCTCGAACCTTTTCACACATCAGAGAATGCACACAGGAGATACACCCTACATGTGCTctcagtgtgggaaaagctttagttGTCACTCGCACCTTAGCATACATcgtagaatccacacaggagagaaaccctacatGTGCTCTgcgtgcgggaaaagcttcaagcagagctcaaGGCTTATcgcacatcagagaatccacactggagagatgccctacacatgctctgagtgtgggaaaagcttcaatcagagctcaagGCTTATcgcacatcagagaatccacagtggagagagaccctatacatgctctgagtgcgggaaaagcttcaatcggcGCTCAAGGcttatcacacatcagagaatccacagtggagagagaccctacacatgctctgagtgtgggaaaagcttcaatcagagctcaaaccttgtctcacatcagagaatccacagtggagagaggccttacacatgctctgagtgtgggaaaagcttcaatcagagctcaaaccttatcatacatcagagaatccacacaggagataCACCCTACgtgtgctctgagtgtgggaaaagttttagtTGTTATGCACACCTTAGCATACATcgtagaatccacacaggagagaaaccctacacgtgttctgagtgcgggaaaagcttcaggcAGAGCTCTACCCTTagcacacatcagagaatccatacTGGAGAGatgccctacacatgctctgagtgcgggaaaagcttcaatcgaAGCTCTGCCCtgatcacacatcagagaatccacacgggtgagaaaccttatggatgctctgagtgtgggaaacgctttaATCGGAGCTCACACCTTATCACACATAGGACAATTCAcacaggtgagaaaccttatgggtgctctgagtgtgggaaatgcttcaatTGGAGCTCACACCTTATCAGACATAGGCAAGTCCACTCAGGAGAGAGGctctacacatgctctgagtgtgggaaaagcttcaatcagagctcaagCCTTATTAAACATCAGAAACACCACATGGGAGAGAACTGTAATAAATGCCTTGACTAA